A genomic segment from Thermoplasmata archaeon encodes:
- a CDS encoding DUF5131 family protein yields the protein MNPRTWNLWHGCRKYSEGCENCYMFFMDGVRGVQTDPEKVYRTKNTNMPLEKDRSGRYKTPPGFMLTINMTSDTFIEEADEWRDEMWSIIRKRPDVIFLILTKRAARMRDNLPSDWGDGYDNVILSITCENQRTFDERWPIFRDTPAKHKQMNLAPLIGPIDLTPALSSGQIEQVSLSGECFGGMRSCHHDWLVQMSEDCERYKVNFIINLTGNVYVKDGKEIVTKSMYEQCLDAYRIGLSRFFGNPHYILRSPLDGHELSDKEIMQPVYNKDRCFQCTSMPVCTGCFNCGQCKDVVLVDAEGNPTELRLYPPEKKKTASLDDFF from the coding sequence ATGAATCCAAGGACATGGAATCTATGGCACGGATGCAGGAAGTACAGCGAAGGCTGTGAGAACTGCTATATGTTCTTCATGGACGGAGTCAGAGGTGTCCAGACGGATCCTGAGAAGGTATATCGGACAAAGAACACGAACATGCCCCTGGAGAAGGATCGCTCCGGACGTTACAAGACGCCGCCGGGATTCATGCTGACCATCAACATGACCTCGGACACGTTCATCGAGGAGGCGGATGAATGGCGCGACGAGATGTGGTCCATCATCAGGAAGAGGCCGGATGTTATATTCCTCATACTGACCAAGAGGGCCGCCAGGATGCGCGACAATCTCCCTTCCGATTGGGGAGACGGTTACGACAACGTCATACTGAGCATCACATGCGAGAACCAGAGGACGTTCGACGAGAGATGGCCCATATTCAGAGATACTCCCGCAAAGCACAAGCAGATGAACCTTGCCCCGCTGATCGGTCCGATAGATCTCACTCCGGCCCTGTCCTCGGGACAGATAGAACAGGTCAGTCTGAGCGGCGAATGCTTCGGAGGCATGAGGTCCTGCCACCATGATTGGCTCGTTCAGATGAGCGAGGACTGCGAGAGATACAAGGTGAACTTCATAATCAACCTCACCGGCAACGTATATGTCAAGGACGGTAAGGAGATCGTCACCAAATCCATGTACGAACAGTGTCTGGATGCGTACAGGATCGGACTCTCTAGATTCTTCGGGAATCCGCATTATATTCTCAGGAGTCCCCTGGACGGCCACGAATTGTCAGACAAGGAGATCATGCAGCCTGTCTACAACAAGGACAGGTGCTTCCAGTGCACCAGCATGCCCGTGTGCACGGGATGCTTCAACTGCGGACAGTGCAAGGATGTGGTCCTGGTAGATGCGGAAGGCAACCCGACTGAACTGAGGCTCTATCCCCCTGAGAAGAAGAAAACAGCTTCGCTGGACGATTTCTTCTGA